Sequence from the Salvelinus alpinus chromosome 35, SLU_Salpinus.1, whole genome shotgun sequence genome:
catatcatacaaaatggatgacatCGTATACAATTGTGCACAATTTTCTGGGACCCATTTTGGCTCGTGAgcgctactttcaaaactactggctgaaattatacagaACCTTTCTAGCATCACCTTCAATAATCCACAGCCCCAATATCTGATCATCTGGAACAAGCAGTCACATACTTGAAACTGTAAATATCAACTCAAAttatgtcctgcacatgagtaCATCGGCAAAGGGCCCCAGGAGGTGTTTGTTAAAGATGCAGCGCACCCACACCAGGTACGTCGTAAAGGGTTTGATGTTTTCAGAGAAGGTATAGTTCTGGTGGGGGAGAATATAAGGCATGTACGTGTTCTCTCCTTGCTCCTGGATCCACACTTCGTACTTCACTTCCCTGACCTTCAGGTACTTCAGGTTCCAGGGGATTTGCCAGGACACAGTCAGCTTGGCCTCGTTGGTGGCCTGGACCGACGTCTGGCACTGGGGCTCTCTGACCCGGCCCGGGTGGACCGTGCTGGCAGGCTTGGCCTTCTTCAGGTTGGGCCTGGTTTTCACAATCGCTCTGAGAGCCTCTAGTAAAGAAGGTATGTCCACTATGGTGTCCTGGTAAATACGATAGAGCCACTCAGGGTTGCGGCAGCACAGGTGTCTAGGTACTTCCTTACTGGTCAGGATGTGATCCTGCTCTTCCTTATCCAGGTGGGCTATACCTCCCTGCTCCCAGGGCCTCTCTGGGTAGGCCACAGAGTTCTCCTCCACCATGTTCCTCCAGGCCACATACTGCAGGTCCATGCCTGGTAGAGAGGCCAGGGTTTTGTAAGGAGTGTACTGCTCTGGGTTGACCGCATAGGGGAAGAGCTCCACTACGACAGCCCCccgggggaggaagagagaggagaccagctgGGCCCCGTGCATGCTGACTAATATGGAGGCCCCGCTGATGACCTTGACAATTCTGGGGAAGTTCTGCTCCTCCAGAGATACCGTCACGGCTCTCATCTGGAACTCCTGCACTAACGCCAGGATCAGCTCCGCTTCGTTCAGGATTAGTCTGTTGATGGAGCGACTGAACACTACGAAGTACTCATCCTTTTCGTCCGCcacgctctcctctcctcgcGTGGTGATATTGAGCTTCTCCATCAGCGATGAGGCAAACTGCCGGATCTCGTTCCCAGAGACCAGGATGTTGGCTTTGGGGCCCTGTGGCTGGACGAAGCCGTACTGGTACCATGTGGTCATCTTGGACAAGCCCACGTAGGACTTAGTAAAGCACATAAGTTTGCCAAAGTTCCTCAGCTGCTCTTTGAGAAGTGGCTGCTTGCTGCTCAGCAGGCGGTAGAGGTCAAAGTGTGCGCCCTCACCCCAGCCCTCCATGAAGACCAGGCGGGCCTCATCGTCCAGGTCCGAGTACTGCCGCATGGTGTAGAAGATGGGCAGCAGGTCATCGTGGAACACGTGCATCAGGTTATCCGGATTGAACCGGTTGAGGATGAGGGTGACGTCAGGGACAAACACAGGCTTGGGCATGAACTTGAGGGCAGCTGCGGGCAGCTCCAGGAAGTTGAAGTACTGGGTGTTGTGATCCTCCACAGAGGACAGGTCCAGCAGGGCCGGCTGGAAGCGCCGGGGCCCCAGGTTGGGCAACATGAAGGAGGAGTTGCTGTGGAAGAAGACAAACTCTTCGGCCTCGGTGCAGTAGCACAGGTAGTCGAAGCGGCAGATGCGGTCAGTGTGCATCTTGCCGGTGCAGACCATGCGGGTGCCATGCTCCTGCAGGGCCAGCAGAGCGGCGTGGTAGTCTATCCGGGCCTGGGACAGCTCCTGGGACTGGCGGGTCAGCTGCAGCTCCTCCTCCAGTACTGCAGCGTGCTCGCTTAGCCTCACGTACTTCCAGAGCAGTGCTGCCACCACCGAAACCAGCAGGCCATTCAGAATGGCCGCCACGTTCATCCTGCAGCTCGCCGCACGCATCACAGCTCCACGTCCAATCTGATCTCTGATCTCACACGCATGCTCCGCCTCCCGCTAGCCAGGCGCAGATaacctggagagggagagagagagagcgaaagtgagagagggggtgggggtgggggataGAGATAATTTTTAGCATATTACTGATATCATGTTTCCAACTGAACATACTATATTTCAGACTTAGTAATCATATAAATAATATCAAACAAAGTGTAAGCCTATTATTTTCAGTGCTATTGATGAAGGTCTACATACCGGTAGAACAATTTCAATTTTAGGGATCAAAGTCCCTTCCCTTctttgtctgcgtcccaaataaaGGGATACtctgggattttggcaatgaagccctttacctACTTCCCTAGAGTCAAATGAACTTGTGGATAACATTTtcatgtctctgcgtgcagttggAAGGTAGTTTCTCACTAGCTTTAGCTCAATTGCTAACTACCGCTAGTTAACATTGGCTCGCAATACTTccactaacttccttcatactggacgcagagacatacaaatggtatccacaagttcatcggactctgaggaagtagataaagggcctcattgccaaaatctcaaAGTATTCAttttaagtgcactacttttgaccaggacccatatggctctgatcaaaagtagtgcactgtataggctagggaaaagggtgccatttgggacgtatcctTTGTTTACCTTGGTGGATAAGCACAGGCTTTCCTAGAACCTCAAATCACACTCCCCTCGTGGTTATGTCTTGATGAATGACATTgtgaggagagaaaggggaaaaGAAAAGTTCCTCTTAAAACTACACTAATCTGCATATTGAGAGAACAAGTGAGTCATGTGGTGAGACAGactatctgcatcccaaatgctattccctatatagtgcactacttttgatcactccaggacccatagtgcactactttttactgCAGCCCTATCTTGGGAatacagtgccatttgggatgcagccactAATTCAGATCCCAAGCAGCTGCTTCCAGATTATGTGGGTAAATAGTCATCTAAAGGTTGACTGCTACAAGAACAAATGTTTCTATAGGCTAGCCTCTGCCTGGGATACTATAAATATCACTTTCCATAATAGCGGCTGAgattaaaataatataattattcCAGTATAAAAAGGTTGAGTAAATAACATACAGGATTGAGACTTAACAATTAATTTAAAATATGCTTTATATTACCATGATAACTTAGCAATACTCAAAAAGAAGAGTCAAGAGAGTTAGCGTAGTCATTGGCCTCTATAATATTCATCAGAATCTACGGACTATCTCCCTAACCTTCAACTTTGGGCTGCAGACACTAAATacactcccttcctctccctggaGCCAGACTGTCTGCAGTAGGCTTGGTCGGTATACTGTATATGCCGTATTCCAGAGTATTTGGTaatagccacgggatggtttttcaataccaaatactttttaagtaaatatctGCAGTCAACTTGTAAAGTAGGTTAGGAAATAAAGCAGAtcacgttcttcatttcacctgtcagaTTATTTTTCATTATGAAGTTTAGGCCTaccggtagtccccagtcacgtttgtttacaagcacacaacaacaacagatcGGAGCTTTGTGAGTCACATTGTTGTGCAGCACGCGCCAGGTGATCTAGTGATctaattcacaactaaatgtttgccagctagatatcttataactattaaaggaaaactccacccaaaaactatattttggtatttgattcattagtccattgttgacatagtcccaagttgatatagtcccaagttttcaagatatgtaactttcaaaatacagaaatctggCCCGTATGATGAATTTTGCATCATGTGATGCTGCGTTTTGCAGAGCTAAACGCTCTCaagttgtgcatttggtttgctgaTTTAGTACCTAGTTATCTACGAAAATGGAAGTATCAATGAACATGATTGTGGGAAATGAATGAATGCTCAGTTTGTCAGGCGCGGCACTGGAGTACCACgtaccgctagcagcattttagccacaGACTTAAGTGCTAGCCATCTAGTCTATGTTTTATAAATGAGTATAAAACATGATTCTGgttaaatttgtaacaaaaaTGGCATTTTCATATGAAGctttgaaagccagatcagtgattattgcaaaaaagcaggttaaactattttgataaaataatgaAATCATTAGTGGGTCaaaggcttatatttagcctaggtataataaaaaaatccctgaattcattagattattccTGTTTGAAATCCAGTGTATTGACCATTAATTGTGCAACAAAGCTTATTCAGAGAAAAAGTTTCAAAAATCAAGATAAATTGCCCATAAACTTGAAAAAAATCTAGATAGTctttttaggccatatcgcccagccctaccttGCTGTCTAATATTAGTTTTGTGTGTGCAGCAAACTGTGAGTAGCATTTTTTTGTTACTTTTATAAACTTTATGAGCTGTGATATCTGTCCTGCAAACAGTTTATCAGAGACTGTATAAAATGTTTGCATGCGCTCGTTTGCATTTAACTAGCAATCGCTATGGTATTTTccatgtacttgttagcattgttAACCTTGGTATTACAGAGGCTCAGTGGGGTTTGAAAATAGCGCCCCTTGTGTGCGGTGCCGGTATTACCGAATATCCCAGGATGGCACAAGGTCGGTTTGAAGGTAGGACTATCTGGATACCACACAAGCCTATTTTGCAGCCAAGCCTATCTATCCTTCTATCCCATGTTGAGTAAAATAATTCCAGTTTAACCCTACCTCAATGTCTCTAATGCTTTGAGCAGCAGACATGGAGCACAAGATTCATACAGCAGATATCATTGTGTTTCCATGAACGGGCATTGTCACTTCTAACACACATTtggacagacacacatgcacctCTGATTTCTTAAATCTCTTTATCCTAAAAACGCCTGGAGAATCCTCCTTTGCCACTAGCATCCCCAGAGAGCAGCCATCCCCCCACGGtcttcttgtctctctctcctctccagactgAGCTCATAAAGAACTCCAGTATCTCTGGCCTAACTCGGTctcagtcccaaatggcacccttttttctatttagtgcaatacttttgaccagggcccataggacacaGCCAGCCTTACACTCTCCTAAAGCCCcggactctctctcctctagcaGCCAGCCAACCCAAGGGCCCTGGAGGAAGAAGCCAGACTGAACAAAGACATAAtggctccatctctccctccctacgctctctttcactcgctctcttgctgctctcattctctctttccatATCTGCTCTCATATGCTGCACTAGAGGCAGGCTAAAAAAAAGTCCTCAGGCTATTTTGACATCCAAATACATAGGTTACAATATGTCAGTGATAGTAGTAGGCTCAGTATTTGTGGTAATACCCTGCAGTTGTAGCTAAGTTATAGGAAAAAGATCAGTTACCATAGAGCTTTTTCACTTGTTTTCATTACGATTTGAGATTTAGTTAAGCAAAAGAGCATGATACTAATTCAGGTAGGAAAAGTCTTATTGTATCTATAGATGGAGATAAGGGCTTCCATCTATAGATACAATATGATAGCAATGCAGATGTACTGGTACTCATAATACTCATATGTGAACTGCACTACATTTGAAGATAAACTGAGTGACGCCCATCGTTCTTTTGGGGCCTCCTTTTTTCTCCTCTCCCCCAAATATTTGACTTGGATCGCCATTCGCCAAGGGCACTGGCAGAGGAGACAGGTTTGGTCAACTCACCTCTGCCCACTGACCCATATTGTACTGACAGGGTGCTGAAGCCCATAATTAGACACTGCTCGTGACCTTGACAGCTGGGCCTATAGGCTTCATGACCTGGATGTCATCAGGAGGACAcggttgtcccaaatggcaccatatcccctttacagtgcactacttttgatgtgacctgatcagaagtagtgcactacaaagggaatagggtgccatttgaaaaaTAAATTACCTACAGGGTTCCTCTGAAGTTTGACCAAGACCCCTACATGGGATTTAGGTCCAGAAATTACTTCTAAGATTTTAAATGTACCTGTATAGGCAGATGGCACAAACCCCTCAGCTTTCCCAAACCCCTCGGCTTTCCCTTTTAGCCTACCCATTTAACCAATTTCTACATGCGTTTAAGTTGGTATGCTATTCAGACAATACCACTTGATTTTACTCATTCACGAAGGATGACAAATGGGCTAATAGTGCTCAATGCATTTTTTTACTGCTTAAATGTCACAGCATGAAGACCTAAAGCAGCATTGCCCTCCAATCCATGAGGACAAGGACAATGGTGCCAGTGGTGAGCGTTAATCCTCCTCAATGCACACAGGCGGCCCACAGGGATGCGTGCAGGGCCCACTGCAATTCCACTGTGCCAAGTACTGAAGGTTTTTCCAAAGGTCAGCCTGCCTCTGTGATAAATTAGCAGGCAATTCTATGGCACCATCTTCAGCTAACACTGCACTCACCCACTGAGGTTTCGGCTTGAGATCTAACGTTTTTGTGAGCAAAAATGTGGATCCAAACTCCACCACTCCACTCCTCAGTGTTCTCCCGAAAGAGGAACCCCTGATGCTTTCCATATTAAATATCCTGTTGTGTAATAGTTTATTCAAATTCTGAATGATACAGATGTATAGAAAAGGATGGTAGGATGTATTGGGACATGCTAGCCCTCAGGAAaaacagaacagtctcaatttaaGAAGTGGATTATTAATGATTACATAGTGTAATGGAAAGTCTGCACAGTTTGACAATAAATCTGGACTTTCTAAGAAAAGACTCTGGCACAGTAACCAGCATGCAGAAATGACAGGACAAGTTAAAAAAATGCTTAGCCATCCTGTTACTAGGAACACAGAACTAGAAAGAGATTCTAGATAAGATTTGTTGCACAACCGTTCACTGTCATAACCATTCAGGCACAATGACTTCAATTAGCCTACATTTTGGTGCTCCAGATAATA
This genomic interval carries:
- the LOC139564190 gene encoding protein O-linked-mannose beta-1,4-N-acetylglucosaminyltransferase 2 → MRAASCRMNVAAILNGLLVSVVAALLWKYVRLSEHAAVLEEELQLTRQSQELSQARIDYHAALLALQEHGTRMVCTGKMHTDRICRFDYLCYCTEAEEFVFFHSNSSFMLPNLGPRRFQPALLDLSSVEDHNTQYFNFLELPAAALKFMPKPVFVPDVTLILNRFNPDNLMHVFHDDLLPIFYTMRQYSDLDDEARLVFMEGWGEGAHFDLYRLLSSKQPLLKEQLRNFGKLMCFTKSYVGLSKMTTWYQYGFVQPQGPKANILVSGNEIRQFASSLMEKLNITTRGEESVADEKDEYFVVFSRSINRLILNEAELILALVQEFQMRAVTVSLEEQNFPRIVKVISGASILVSMHGAQLVSSLFLPRGAVVVELFPYAVNPEQYTPYKTLASLPGMDLQYVAWRNMVEENSVAYPERPWEQGGIAHLDKEEQDHILTSKEVPRHLCCRNPEWLYRIYQDTIVDIPSLLEALRAIVKTRPNLKKAKPASTVHPGRVREPQCQTSVQATNEAKLTVSWQIPWNLKYLKVREVKYEVWIQEQGENTYMPYILPHQNYTFSENIKPFTTYLVWVRCIFNKHLLGPFADVLMCRT